The Streptomyces sp. HUAS MG91 sequence GATGTCCGCGCAGCCGAGCACCCCGATCCGCACCGGCCCGCTCATCGGGGGGCCGCCGTGGTGGCGTTGAGGCAGGCCAGCAGGGTGCGGCCCTGCACATTGAGGTAGTGGCCGTGGCGCACCAGCCAGGTGAGCTGGTCCGGCGTCACCCAGGCGTACCCGGCCGGCGGGTCGTGCGGGACGTCGAGGTCGTCGGCGTCGACGAGCAGATACCGGCTCTCGGCGTTGAGGAACCGGCCGCCCTCCTCCGAGTGCACGGCCTCGTACCGGACGCTGTCCGCCGGCGCCGCGAGCACGGTGTCGAGGAACGGCGGGCGCTGGGCGGCGGGCAGGTGGGCAAAGTTCCCGGGCGTGTACTGGACCGTGGGGCCCAGCTCGACCGTGTCCAGGAAGCCGCCCTCGACCCGGGCGTGCACCAGGACATGGGGGACCCCGTCGAAGGTGCGGGTCAAGAACGCGGTGACGCCCAGGCCCACCGGCTCGAACAGCGGCTGGGTCCAGCCGGTGACCTCGCGGTTGCCGGCCTGCACGGCGACCGCGACCACCTTGAAGTACCGCCCCTCCTCGTGCTCGACGGTCATCTCGTCGCGCCGCCAGCCGGGAAGCCCGGCCAGCGGTACGCGCTCGGCGCGCACATCGTGCCGGGAGCGCTCGGCGGTGAACCAGGACAGCAGCTCGGCGTCGGACAGCAGGGCGCCGGGCGCCCGCTCCGGGACGGGCAGGCAGGACAGGACCGTACGCGCGTCCATGTTGACGACATTGTCACGGTGCAGGAGTTCCGCTATCTGCCCGAGGGTGAGCCAGCAGAAGTCGTCGAGGAGCGGCACCTCGTCGTCCGTCAGCACGATCATGTTCCGGTTGGACTTGTGGAAGAACCACGAACCGTGCTCGGACTGCAGGACGTCCGCGACGACCCGGCCGCGGCCCGGCCCGACGAAGTGCTCCAGGTACTTCACGTCCGCGCCCTTGTGGACCTTGGTGTAGTTGCTGCGGGTGGCCTGCACGGTCGGGGACAGCTGGAGCAGGTTCGGGTTGCCCGGCTCCATCTTCGCCTGCATCAAGAAGTGCAGGACCCCGTCGAACTCCTTGCCGAGGATGCCCAGGATGCCGACCTCGGGCTGCTTGATGACGGGCTGGTGCCATTCGGCGTACGGGCCGTCGCCGAGCGGCGCGCCCCGCTCGGTGACATGCAGGCCCTCGACCGTGAAGAAGCGGCCGCTGCGGTGTTCGAGGTTGCCGGTGGTCCCGTGGAACGACCAGCCGTCCAGTTCGGCGAAGGGGATCCGGTCCACGCGGAAGGTATTGGCACGGCCCCGCCCGGCGAGCCAGTCGGCGAAGCCGGCGGTCGTCAGATGGACGCCCCGGGTGGTGGCGGCCGACAGTGCGAGCCGGTCCGCCAGCAGCTTCACGTCTTCGCGCGGCTGAAGGGTGAGTGGCGGCATCGGAGAACTCCCTGTGTTCGACGGGGTGATGGATGAGACATGCCTGATGTCGTGACCTGCGGCTCGTCGGAGGCCGGTCGGCACCGGCCCCGGCGACGTACCCGTCACACGTAGAGGGACGCGGTGAAGCCGCCGAGGACCCGCCGGTGGTAGTCGGGCCCGAAGCCCATCCGCGCGACCTGCGGAACCAGGGCGCGCAGCTTCTCGGTGGAGATGACGTGCTGGCGGACACCCGTGTCGTGGAACTCCCTGCGCGCACCGAGCCCCAGGTCCCGCTCGAGATGGTCGACGATGTCCTCCACCGGCACCGCGAAGCCCGATGCCACGTTGACCGTCTCGGCGCGCAGGTCCGCGGCGAGGAGGCGGTCGACGACAGTGACGACGTCGCCCACGTCGATCAGGTCGCGGGCCGCGCCCCGGTGCACGCGGACCACACCCTCGCGCAACTGCCGCACCAGCGTGGGCAGCAACTGGTGTTCGGGCTGGTGGGGGCCGACCAGATGCCCCAGCCGGAGGATGACATGGTCGGCCCCGGTGCCGCGCAGCAGCTCCTCCAGGGCGAGTTTGTGCGCGCCGTAGGGGGTGCAGGGCGTCACCGGGACGTCCTCCCTGCCGGGCCCCTCGGCGAGCCCGTACATGCCGGTCGCCGCGGTGGAGAAGAACAGCAGCCGCCGCCCCTCGTCCGCGCACCGCTTGGCGACCTCGCCCACGAGTTGGGCCTCGCGGGCGAAGTCGGCGTCCGAGGTGCCGCTCGC is a genomic window containing:
- a CDS encoding NAD-dependent epimerase/dehydratase family protein; translation: MDIVGTGFLARNLRPLADRHPDTVALAAGVSWASGTSDADFAREAQLVGEVAKRCADEGRRLLFFSTAATGMYGLAEGPGREDVPVTPCTPYGAHKLALEELLRGTGADHVILRLGHLVGPHQPEHQLLPTLVRQLREGVVRVHRGAARDLIDVGDVVTVVDRLLAADLRAETVNVASGFAVPVEDIVDHLERDLGLGARREFHDTGVRQHVISTEKLRALVPQVARMGFGPDYHRRVLGGFTASLYV
- a CDS encoding NDP-hexose 2,3-dehydratase family protein gives rise to the protein MPPLTLQPREDVKLLADRLALSAATTRGVHLTTAGFADWLAGRGRANTFRVDRIPFAELDGWSFHGTTGNLEHRSGRFFTVEGLHVTERGAPLGDGPYAEWHQPVIKQPEVGILGILGKEFDGVLHFLMQAKMEPGNPNLLQLSPTVQATRSNYTKVHKGADVKYLEHFVGPGRGRVVADVLQSEHGSWFFHKSNRNMIVLTDDEVPLLDDFCWLTLGQIAELLHRDNVVNMDARTVLSCLPVPERAPGALLSDAELLSWFTAERSRHDVRAERVPLAGLPGWRRDEMTVEHEEGRYFKVVAVAVQAGNREVTGWTQPLFEPVGLGVTAFLTRTFDGVPHVLVHARVEGGFLDTVELGPTVQYTPGNFAHLPAAQRPPFLDTVLAAPADSVRYEAVHSEEGGRFLNAESRYLLVDADDLDVPHDPPAGYAWVTPDQLTWLVRHGHYLNVQGRTLLACLNATTAAPR